The Palaemon carinicauda isolate YSFRI2023 chromosome 43, ASM3689809v2, whole genome shotgun sequence genome window below encodes:
- the LOC137633602 gene encoding carbohydrate sulfotransferase 9-like: protein MRRLRIVFRKWRRPVGVFIALIIMALLCSIRYVNIKKTCEDIFKSLQWENSLKVQSPLKSTTIEKSSSFGLLLTNTVLPIEDNLQTPEGFRDGKSIDLHQHERSQDEITVVRRLRKRREKVLEVCRSGNFQHCHMKRPINDATYFFHHYKTSVCTVAKAGSTTWREHIRNVNGGPPRTENIRNDKILKAILRRPLKDMVKYVMSSSKIITVRHPLTRLVSAFRDVYRNGIMAPHYRSAEAEIRKIEYRTLWPERFHKFWLPALFALNMVPPNTHLEVNIKTPIDPSVLYSTEEYERLYLVLQPSLTFEQFLKFVLKTYEEGNPDSHWSPYHQRCCPCHFDYDYITKVETLSEDLEYVFKKLGIPADHHTAMKRKMKNEDSSNLYLQYYQNISTSLRGEIYKYLKPDMDLFGYELSENFLN, encoded by the exons ATGCGTCGTTTACGAATAGTGTTTCGTAAATGGCGCCGCCCAGTTGGTGTTTTTATTGCCCTAATCATTATGGCACTCCTTTGTTCTATAAGATATGTCAACATCAAGAAGACATGTGAAGATATTTTCAAAAGTTTACAATGGGAAAATTCGCTCAAGGTTCAATCACCATTGAAGAGTACCACCATTGAGAAATCCAGTTCATTTGGGCTGTTGCTCACTAATACAGTGTTGCCTATTGAAGATAATTTACAAACGCCCGAAGGCTTTAGGGATGGAAAATCTATAGATCTCCATCAACATGAGCGGAGCCAAGACGAGATTACCGTTGTTCGGCGGCTCAGGAAACGAAGGGAGAAGGTTCTAGAAGTGTGTCGGAGTGGAAATTTCCAACACTGTCATATGAAAAGACCCATTAATGATGCTACTTACTTTTTTCATCATTATAAAACATCTGTTTGCACTGTGGCTAAG GCAGGGTCAACAACATGGAGAGAACACATAAGGAATGTGAATGGGGGACCTCCTCGTACGGAAAATATTCGTAATGACAAAATCCTGAAGGCCATTTTGCGGAGACCTCTTAAAGATATGGTAAAATATGTCATGTCTTCCTCCAAAATTATAACTGTCAG GCATCCTCTAACACGATTGGTTTCTGCCTTTCGTGATGTATATAGGAATGGGATTATGGCACCGCACTATCGTTCTGCTGAAGCAGAGATTCGCAAG ATTGAATATCGGACTCTCTGGCCTGAGAGGTTCCATAAATTTTGGCTTCCTGCCCTCTTTGCCCTCAATATGGTGCCACCAAACACGCATCTTGAAGTTAATATTAAAACTCCAATTGACCCTAGTGTCTT ATATTCAACAGAAGAATATGAGCGTTTGTACCTTGTTCTGCAACCAAGTCTTACATTTGAACAGTTCCTGAAATTTGTTTTAAAGACATATGAAGAAGGAAACCCGGATAGTCACTG GAGCCCTTATCATCAACGGTGTTGTCCTTGTCATTTTGATTATGACTACATCACAAAAGTCGAAACATTATCAGAAGATCTGGAATACGTCTTCAAGAAACTTGGCATTCCAGCAGACCATCATACTGCCATGAAGCGAAAAATGAAGAATGAGGATTCCTCAAACTTATATTTACA